One Rhinoraja longicauda isolate Sanriku21f chromosome 18, sRhiLon1.1, whole genome shotgun sequence DNA segment encodes these proteins:
- the fancf gene encoding Fanconi anemia group F protein has translation MAEAAAALTGAQRFSEVLAVAQSPWAADWDTAAASHAFQWARYLEQLSHRLQGQGQGQEEAWRRLQPESRAALPHPLLRFRGLRLEELGRGRQMLGQALLCNPDSSAAAFHRAAAWYRRAGCGEEREPAAAALRRAARLAAAARVLQLAGGGPDTERAARVTQAEVLRQLRRERRGELPEEEEVWRRAVSGDAGCWRPLAALLTAADDDEPPAARPGLPGDGAAQPGLPGNDAALPGNGAARPGLPGDGRVLADAACRALPCPLLSELAARRPPFGLRYSAHLQRWAARMQYDAGSGRWLHPDSPEQDWEKLLQHFAGLLQGPPATREPTLRTLNSLKATDGDFEVWGISVWTDLLLALKQQKVV, from the coding sequence ATGGCGGAGGCGGCGGCGGCCCTGACCGGCGCCCAGCGTTTCTCTGAGGTACTGGCTGTAGCGCAGAGCCCCTGGGCCGCCGACTGGGATACGGCGGCCGCGAGCCATGCTTTCCAATGGGCGCGGTACTTGGAGCAACTCAGCCACCGGCTGCAAGGGCAGGGGCAAGGGCAGGAGGAAGCCTGGCGCCGGCTCCAGCCGGAGAGCCGCGCAGCGCTGCCCCACCCGCTGCTCCGGTTCCGCGGCCTGCGGCTGGAGGAGCTGGGCCGCGGCCGACAGATGCTCGGCCAGGCCCTGCTGTGCAACCCGGACTCCTCGGCCGCCGCCTTCCACCGGGCCGCCGCCTGGTACCGGCGAGCGGGTTGCGGGGAGGAGCGGGAGCCGGCGGCGGCGGCGctgaggcgagcggcgaggttgGCGGCGGCGGCGCGGGTGCTTCAGCTGGCCGGCGGTGGGCCCGATACCGAGCGGGCAGCGCGGGTCACGCAGGCTGAGGTGTTGCGTCAGCTCCggagggagcggaggggggaattaccggaggaggaggaggtgtggagacgGGCGGTGTCGGGCGATGCCGGCTGCTGGCGGCCGCTTGCCGCGCTACTGACTGCGGCAGACGACGACGAGCCGCCGGCCGCCCGGCCAGGGTTGCCTGGCGACGGTGCGGCCCAGCCAGGGTTGCCTGGCAACGATGCGGCCTTGCCTGGCAACGGTGCGGCCCGGCCAGGGTTGCCAGGCGACGGCCGCGTGCTCGCAGACGCCGCCTGCCGCGCGCTGCCCTGCCCGCTGCTGAGCGAGCTAGCGGCGCGCCGGCCGCCCTTCGGCCTCCGGTACAGCGCCCACCTGCAACGCTGGGCCGCCCGCATGCAGTACGACGCCGGCAGCGGCCGCTGGCTGCACCCGGACTCGCCCGAGCAAGACTGGGAGAAGCTGCTGCAGCATTTTGCCGGCCTCTTGCAGGGGCCACCTGCAACCAGGGAGCCGACGCTAAGGACGTTAAACTCTTTAAAAGCCACGGATGGAGACTTTGAAGTGTGGGGGATTAGCGTGTGGACGGATCTGTTACTTGCATTAAAACAGCAGAAAGTTGTTTGA